aaagtgaaaagaaaaaaatattattttaaaaattaaaaaaaaaaaaaaaatcgaacaaaaatatcaaaatattatgaaaatgtCAACATCGGTGCCGATCGTGCCACGCTAGCAATTTCTAGCCTAAATTGGCTTGATGGACTAAATttgtaccaatgtgaaaatgtttaagactaaattggttcaattgaaagatttatgactgaattaattcctatataataagtttttgacttttttggtaGTTGTTAGCTTCAAGTGCAACCTTCAAATGCAATCTCAATCTGATTTACACAAGAGAGTCGGGGTTAAAAATCCCATCCGAGTCACATATAAAGTTGACACTATATTAATATAGTCTCCCTCCATCTATGAACTTAAGTTTTTCTATTATTATCTAACATTACAATTCAATTTTATTGTAGTTTTCTTTGAAGGTCATAAAAGATTCACTAGAGTTAAAGGGAGAAAATGTATGCACAGAGTCAAGTCACTTATGTCTCAatgattaattttcaaatatttatagAGAAACTAGGATACATTTGTTACacataaaatgaatgatttaaaatatatttttctaaaaatgattgtttatatcacTTACTAaacaaaaactattttcatcATACATGAAAAcaattagacataaattattgacgaataatataaaaattcttcattaactaattatttcaaataatacaagtgatttttttaggaaattactttccaaatcaatcattttttagtaAAATACCGAAGTCTTAGACTAACTTGACTTTACAAGGGAGACTTGTTAGAAAGTTCCGATCTTTCATCTTGTtgttttcgaaattaaatattCATCTAACTTCACATCTACTTTTCAATACATCTCTTTTTTGTAAGAACTATTATCGAgactattaatttttattcatcttattgttttcgaaattaaaaattcatctAACTTCACGTCTACTTTTCAGTACATCTCTTTTCTATAAGAACTATTATCaagattattgatttttatttttatctttttggtctggtatttttattattattatcaattttataaatttatcacactAACTATCATGGAGTGATAATCGCACACACAAAGATAACCCACATGTGAGTATTATTTTCCTGTCTAATTCCGTCAAATTATTGCAAAGTGGTAAGAAGGAAGTTGAagataattgtctaaaaagtcataaagtTATTGTACGCAAGCCAactcaattctaaacatttcaatttaacaaatttagtcataaacttgtTAACGTTGTACTAATGTAGTCCTACCGATTAATGTTGGCTAAAAATCACTGATGTGATATTCAAGTCAACAAATGTCATTTTACAAGACACGTTTAGTCTTGATGTTGatgatttttacaatttttaaaattttctgaattttttccaatccttttcttttttctttcccttttttttttctttgtttctttttttcctatttctatATGCCTATCACCAATGCCTTCGCgaaaggaaaatacaaaaaaaaaaatcagaaaaattgtATGCGTTAGCATCATTCGTCCATGCTAGTTGTGCCACATAGAATGACTAACGCTAATTTGACCACCACGTTAGTtattttccaccaaaattgactaaaaagattacattaaataatatcaaaagatttaggattaaattaaggaaaaatttcaaataaggacctgaagttgagtcattttctcaaaaaaagacctaaagtggatactgtctcaaataaggacccggaGTGGCTAACTTACTCTCAATTAAGGACCTGAACTTCTAATTTTATTCACAGCCAGGGGTActtttgtccaagaacatttttgtttattttttgtctttctctttcttcttttttctttcttcatgtttCTCACTCTCTACATCACCTCCATTATCATCCCCTCCATCGCTCTTTGTGTCATCTTGTTGTATGACCAAGATTGGGTTTTCTTTAACACGAGCCATTACAGTGTAgttgttgaaaattttgaatttcactCCTCAAAATGGTTTGTAGACAATTCTACGAAGCTGAAATCAGCTTtcaaaaataagttctttttattCCAACATTCATCGAAAATTCTAATCTCAAAGTCATAATATGAATCTGCTTTTGTTGAGACTAAACTTCTTGTCCAACTCCCAAGTTACGCAACTAATCCCGTTGGGGATATATTTCTCTCACCTTGAGAGTGCATCAAACTCCACTTATTTCCAGCCTTCCGCTAACCCAACAACTGCaaatttttgtgttgttttcagTCCTACTTGCCAACAATAGAGTAGCAATATCCAAGCATTTACAGATCATCTTGTTTGACTAACTTATGCCTCTATTCAATTACCACTTGGTGATCAACAATTTCACgccaaagaacaattttgttgcaTATGATGACTATTTCAACCTTAGCGAGagtttttctcatcaatttcaaatttgggttTGACTCTCTCGCATAaattcaatctttcaaagatccCCCTTCCCCTTTGCAATGTCAATGGCTCCTTTCAATAATCCCTAGTCTGGAGACACCCACTCACAATCTTGTCATTCTTATCGACACAACTCTTCTCCTCAATCGATACCCcatcttgagattgatcatTAGTCGTATTTGACATCATTAACTGTAGAAACTGTTGTACTTCATTGCCCCATTGCTGCCATTGACAAGTTCTATTTGAGCTCTCGACCTCATCGACCACTGCCCCCTCATAGAAAATCCAACATCGTCATCGTCAGATGGAGGTCAATCTGAGCTTTAGGCTAAGCACAAGCGAGCCGAGATTTGATGCATCTTAAGGAACTGAGGATTTTAGCGTCCGAGAAGGTGGCCAGTAGCAAATAACTCCAATCCGACTTCTTGTCACTAGGACCAACTACGTGATGACATGAAGCTCACGAGGTTATTGGTAGGGGCCCTGATTATGGTGTTGAAGAAGGAGGCAATGTAGAGCGAAGGAGGAggtgtgaggaagatgaagaaagaaaaaaaaattaaagaaaaaatgttcttgGACAAAACTACCCCAAGCTGTAAATAAGATTGAAagtttgggtccttatttgagacaaaattagCCACTTTTGGTCCTTATTTGATACAGTGTCCACTTTGAAtccttttttagaaaatgaacccacttcaagcccttatttgagattttcccttaaattaattaaattaaaaaaatttaggactaaattgaacgtCACACAATAGGTttagactttttggataattttcccaaataagtcatcaaaactacaaaaacatatATGAATCCAGAGTCATATATCTTCTCATGAACATTAATTCTCGAACAAATGATGGAGAGCCTCATTCATCATAATGTTTTCTACCTTTCAAAGCTCCAAGAAGCCAATTCCCGAAAAGGCACCATTAATACAAAGGGAATATTACCAAAATagttaaacctattataatttttccaattcaatcctaaatattttgcatttatgaCAATTCAGTCCACCCGACCAATTTTGGATGGCCAATGCTAATGTGGACACAACCAACGATGGCTGTTGGCCGACACTAACgtgtcaatttaaaaaaaaaaaatcaatttttttctctctctctttttttttttttttttggttgtctcttttcttcttcctttggcccgCCACCGGACCAGCCAACGGTTAGGGCCAATGAGGTCGACCTTGTTGGCCACTAGGGTGGCAAGGGAGAGGGCGAGAGCAATCCTTATCATTGCTAGGCAAGGGCAAGCCCCGCCATCATTGGGCAAGGTTGAGCTCACCCAGCCATagcaaggcttgccctcaccaACTCACCATCGCGACATTGTCTGAGGTCTCACCCAGCTAGATCTAGGGGAGGGCAAACTCGACCTCGCCCAACGATagcaaggctcgcccttgcccaCGATGGCGAGGCTAGCCTTCGCCCTCATCATCACAACACTAGCCAAGGCTTTGCCCAACCAGATCTAGGTAAGGGTGAGTTTCAACCATGGCTGGGTGAGCTTGACCTCGCCCAATGATAGCGAGGCTAGCCCTTGCCCTCGTCGTCGCAGCTATGGCCGAGGTTTCACCTAGCCAAATTtaggcaaggctcaccctcaccctcgCCCTCACCCTCACCACACTCGCCCAACTGGATTTGGGTGAGCTCAACCTCGACCTCACCACCCCAGTGATCGGCAAGGCCTAGCCTCTCAACCGACtagaggaataagaaaagagagaaaaaaaataaatattaaaaattttaaaaaaaaattgatatgtcAACATTGGCCGAACGGTCATGGCCATATGGCGTCCACATTAGTAAcggccaaccaaaattggctggattgactaaattggcacaaacataaaaggtttagaactgaattggaaaaattacaatatgtttaggactgttttggtaattttctcttaATACAAATGTCTATTGAATAacattattttctaaatcaaatCAAGAACTAACTTTCTTAACTTATTGGTCAGACAAATTGCAAAGTAAAAGTTAAATCGTCCCTTAGGAAATTACAAAGAATATAGGTACGTACAGAGTTTAAGTTAtaccaagatttttttttttttaaagaaaaaaatttggctACCAATATTTCTTGCAAGTTGTAATAACCTATAAATGAGATCTAACAGAGGCGTTGTTTTCCTGACTTCATCAATGTAATAAGGCTAACATTATTTCGAACACAAACATTAGACAGACGTCATCATTCAAAGGATCCTCCTCGAAATTttgcaaacaaaacaaaaggtcAAGGAAACAGAGACGGCATAAAATCAGAGAAGGCCTTGAAGAATCTAGCTATTTAATAATGGCATCCGATATTCAAACATCACATCTCTGAAGTGACTACCATGGGACCAAACTCTAATAGGGCTACTAAAggtaataaaatcaaatttcaatctTAGCTTTTGTTTAATTAATGCAGAGCTACTCCAAGCTCCCTAAAAAGAGAAGACTGAACAAAAAGGAGCATCAATTCCATTATAGCACATGAACTTTATACATAGGCCACATACAGAAATATTCCAGAATAAGAATATCCTCTCAATTTATTGAGAGTAACTGTCTTTCAATTATGTCATAGAGGATACGGTTAAAGGAAAAAGTTTCTCTTGAAAGGGTCTAATTTCTTCACTGCTAAAAACGAAAGAGGACCAGAAACCGAGCCCACCACCTGCCAGGGGACCCAGCCAGAACAAGAGgccgaaagaaaatgaaaatgaaagaagtttGGTacagatttagactttgtaagtATTGTCGCCTGTAAGTTACATAAATTATCGTAGTAATCTAATAGCCTCATCTGTGAAACGGGTAAAAGTATTGGCTGTTGGAAGAGAAGCAGCAAAGTTCGAATTCCGGTGAAACAAAAATGACTTGACTTGCAAGACAAGCCAAATGTGGAGATGTTAAAAATATTTCTCGAAATCAAACCCATAAAGGAAAACCTATTCAAGTAGGCTTTCTTACTTGAGTAGATTTCCTATCTTGGATCCAAATTTTTAGTACTCTGAGTGCTAAACGAGGTGCGAAGATAATTGGGAGTTGAAAATACTAAGAATGTTTAAGTGCCTTGAGTATAGTTGTAATCTCTATTTTATTGCTTAATTTATAGTAAAATCACGTGTTGGTTTCCTCTTTGTGGAATAGGTCCTATCAACCAAACCACATAAATTCGGTGTCTAATTTATTTCCTTGTTCAGTTGTTGCTTGTTTTCGCAACAATGATAAATAAGTTATCGGCTAACTATAATGCAATAAGATGCGCAATTAAGTTGAAAAAAGTGCACCTAATCGAAGCTTTCTGAAATCAAGTTAATAGGCAACAATCTAGTGAACAAAAGCGTGCCTATAGCCGGCGAGAGGGTGGCGGCTTGAGTAAAAGAAATGATcatagaaaatatgaaatatggATAAGACCAATTTTGAAGAAGTAACGGCACTTAACTCCTTGACACTTACTATAACCCATATAGGCTTTTTATGGAATTTGTTGGTTTATGTTTGAGGTTGAGACTATCCTTTGGGTTTGCTTTACTATTTAGAAAGATTATACTTAATAGTCAAAGTATCGCTCAAAAGTTCACCAATTTGATTTTGATACATTCATTTTCTATTCTTCATTTGTAGGGCACTAGTTATATGCAAGGAGAACTCTAAAAGAATAAGTCATATAAATAATGTTGGCCGGTTCAAGATTTAAGTTCTTtacagaaaatataaaagattggTATGTATACCTTATGCAACTTCCTAGTCAAAAGTAGTCATGTCGTTTTCTGTACACgaggtttagcaatttttatGTTAAATCTCTGCCCATCATTCATGTGGTTATTTCCCATTTAAAATCTGAATATAACACAAAGATCTTCTGTCCTAAAATTTCCTGGTCACAACATGACATCGGGTAAGATTGAGAACAAAGTCGTAGTACAACGGAAAACTGGAATATTATACAACATGCAACGCATATGATAGCTGATACACAATTCCGGCATAATTAGCCGTTCATTTCTAAACAAAccttattaattttcaatttattacaGAGTTCAATACCGAATTGACAGATAATTTTATACACATCAAGCAGAACCATTTCCAGAGGAACTGAAGAACAACATTTTGGGACACGAGACCCAACTGAACCGGAATTGACAAGACTTGCACAACTAAGCTTCCACTTTCTATTTTGAAGTATTTAGGCTTTTGGTTCCTCATTCTGAACAGCATGGCCAACACCGGGGCTGTGACCTGGTCTAGTGGCTTCGAAATCATCTGTTATCCCCATAACGGTTAGCCTTTCTTCATCACCGCTCGGAGTTTTCAGTCGAACAGCTTCCTTCTTTAAGCCATCGAAAGAATGGCCCACTCCAGGGCTGCTCCCAGGGGTTGTGGGGCGGAAATCGTCCTTGTCCAATGCCTCTGACTCACCTAAATTGGCTGCCTGATCATGTGCTGTAGGCGAAGCAACCAACTCCTTCCCCGCATCAGAATGATCATCGTTCGTAGGAGTCTGACTTGGAGTGAGAAATTGCAATGCTTGTTTATGCATTGGGTCGTAATTTATTGCATGGAGTTGGTCCTCCCATGCTGATTTTATCAACCTTCCCTCAGAAGTTCGAATTGCATCGAACGCGATGAAGGTGAAAATGATCGCAAATATCGATATGACTTGCAGATCAGCCATAGCCAGAGAAGCACGGAAAAGGAAGGTTGATTTTCTACTTTGAAGCGAGCAATGAGAAGAAATAGGTACGGCGGAATATAGTCAACCGAATGAGAAGCACTTGAACTCCGCACTTCAATTTATAGGCCGGAGAAAGTCTTTGCGAGAATCTTAACCCACTGACCAGTTACATATAAAAATTATGCATGTGGACTTCTCTGCCGTTCGTCTTCTTCGTGGATGGTGATTATTGCAAGAAGATCGTTCAGAGTGCATCACTCATATATTATGTCCATATTATTGCAAGAGCattatctctctcctctcccccccaaaaaaaaaaaaaaaacaaaaacaaaaaacaggcCCCTctatccctccctccctccctctgcGTGTTGTGTGCGTGCTTGTGTTAATGTTGTTATATTTACCCTTTGCCGATGATTTTAATATACCCATTTAGAAAACTTCCTAATACATTGTGAAGATTGACAAAACCTTTAATAAGTGTATGTTGAATCTAACAAAAGTATTTTCAAGTGATATTtatgaagaaacaaaattcaaactctAGTTATTATCGCTTGGATATTACGtctgaaattttgattattCACTTCATGGACATCATGGATATCATTAGAGTAATATAAGGATATCAACAAAGCTTACATGTGaatattgtcaaaatgtttggCATCTTTAGACTCTATGCAAAGTCTATTTAAACTCAATGAGTATTTAGACTTAGACAGTATCATATGATCGAGAAgtctattcagactcaaaaaccTATTAGACTTTGTTCCAAATATCATCAGACTCAGAACTGTTTAGACTATTTTCCAAATATCATTAAATTCATAAACATATTCAAACGCAAATTCCAGTTTTTATAACTATATAGCTAGTGATCTGGCATATATTTcacttataaaaaataattatttatcttgaatcttaaaaattattttgcaatgATATTCATCAAAAACCTTTGCACTAATGATCATTCTACCGTCATTGTTCAGACTCAAATCTTGACTACTTTACTTCCAATTTAaatttgtcaagattttttaaaatcacCTATTCACTGACCCCTCTAGGTGATATTGCTAGCACCAACGATACCATTGTAAACTTCCAACTAAAATTGGCCACTGCTCCTTTGACCTTTCGATTGTGGTGAAGAAAactcttttgtatttttgagTAGGGCATGTAATATGACAACGACTATTCTTGATTGACCTCGTCTCGTGGTTTCCAAAAGAATTTTGGGTGCTTATATAGTAACCACAAAGGACAGCTAATAATAAGTGCCACTCCACCATGGATTTAGGTCGTGAGAAGGATACGTCAGGTTCAAGCACACGATGAAATAATCTTGCACATTACTCTTAACTTGCCCTACAATCAAATGCCTCACCTGACTTGAGTAAAAGAAGAGTCCTCAATGATATATTTTGGAACTTGACACTTTTGAATATGTATGACTGTTGATAACGACTGGACTACCACGCCCGATAGATCGGGCAAGACGTGACCGAAAAGATTTGATTGCACCTTCCTTCGAAGATTCAAGAATACATTGActcaattgattgatttttgcaCAGTAGGTTTAGAAcaaattatgcaattttttcATAAACTTAGAGCGCGTGTGATAACCATTCTACTTTTtaccaaaattattttgttgttcttgaaaataggtttagaacaaaAATCTGCTTGGtaatacaatttcatttttctatttctagaacaaatttcgagactagaaataggtttggaatggaaataaaaagtaaacattttctacttttctatttccaaaatggaaatgagaaataaatttcTCATTGCTCGCCCACTTTAGTAGCCGGCTGCTCACTTGCCACCGCCCACCGTTTGCCACCACCAATCACCAACCACCATCTACTGTCCATCAGCAGTCAACCGACAGCCAGTTAGCGGTCGACCGGCGGCCAGCCACTGATCGCGTGCGTCGGTTGCTAGCCACCACTACCATTTaagagagaaattttatgttattaCCATTTCTTTTCTAGggacaaaaattttgtttcgtTATCAAACACgaatttttactcaaaaactcatcttgggaatagaaatataaaaatctatttctagaacataaattaattttggaacGGAATGATTATCACTAGTGCCCTTACtccatatataatatatcatggTTGTTTCGATCATTTCTTTGGAATAATAGGTAAAGAGAACCTCCTTACAATAAGGAGGATATATCAAAAGATGACGACATTTAGCGTATAGATGATCACATGACGAGCAAATTTGGGCTTCCCCACCACAATCCACATGCACCAAACATTCAGGGATTCTCTTTACTCTCCACTTGGAGGAGAAGAGTATAAAATGTTGGCCGCTCATGTGCAAGCTCAAACCATTATCTTTGGTCGacaaattcaattgaaataCCAAATGTCTCTGTCCTTTGTTGTTTAACCCTTCAATTGCTCGATTGTTATCATcattaagcttttaaaattGGTTTTGAACGTGCATGCTTAGCCGCACATATAAGATTCTTTTGGTTGATTGCTAACAAACTAAGAATCATCTTTCCGAAATTTTTCAGACATTGATCAAATATACTTAATTTAGTTTCTTAATGAGTGTGTCTCTAGAGTACATTTACAAAACtcataaaataaagaattatgcTTCGTAtactaaaatttatttgttaagtTGTGAGGTGAGAATAGCATCTTAGTAAATGGGAGGGTGATATTCAATATCCAATAAAACTGTCACATCACTGTGTACTATTTAGTAGACCATTCTCAGCAAATCTAGCTTTACTCTTAACAATAGATAATTTCTTTAGCAGTTGTAATCGTGACGCAATGTTCACTTTAACAGGTTGGGCCATTGAGTCATATTTAAAGGACATTTCAGGAAAAGTAGATGACTTTTAGAGCCTGGAAAAAGTCGGTTGCTGTTAAGGTGAGTGAACTTATGTTGCAGAAGCACATGTTGTAACCCCTTGTTTAGTCTATGCACCCCGTCCCATTAAAATCGACTTCCCGTTGGAAATTATTCCAACTGTTTTGAGACATCGTATGAGATTACAACGTAATTTTGGCAAACTCAATAtatattaacaatttttataTCCATCCTCTTACATGAAATATTCTCTGCGTTGTCAGAGCCACTTAATGAATAAATGAAACGAGCATATTCAGACAATGTTAACCTGTTTCCTTGAAGTGCTTGCTTAAGTAAAGGAAATGCAATTGGGAAATGTGTGAAGATGGACTTTTGGTGTGTAGTACATAAAATTAACGCATCTCATTTGGTGTTATTATCT
This region of Eucalyptus grandis isolate ANBG69807.140 chromosome 8, ASM1654582v1, whole genome shotgun sequence genomic DNA includes:
- the LOC120286778 gene encoding precursor of CEP6-like, with protein sequence MADLQVISIFAIIFTFIAFDAIRTSEGRLIKSAWEDQLHAINYDPMHKQALQFLTPSQTPTNDDHSDAGKELVASPTAHDQAANLGESEALDKDDFRPTTPGSSPGVGHSFDGLKKEAVRLKTPSGDEERLTVMGITDDFEATRPGHSPGVGHAVQNEEPKA